A DNA window from Microcystis aeruginosa NIES-843 contains the following coding sequences:
- a CDS encoding caspase family protein: MTRIKRRQLLSLTGSLLATLGLSQLELKQRAILYRSVLAENTPRKRALLVGVNNYPDTRWIALEGAVNDVKLQQELLIHRFGFQSDQILLLTDHEATRENILQAFEEHLIQWAQPGDVVVFHFSGHGSQVFDPDQIFQDGQVSTIVPVDSILPPGYPNKGGKVNDITGHTLWLLMQAINTENVTFILDSCHSGGARKGILTVRSRPGNRELKELNRTENSNIQLLASPQEQEYQKQLMSRLNLTASDLATERKKGVPKGIMLAAARNDQAAIDASFGDTAAGIFTYTLTRYLWQQTGGDSVSQVMISATATTDRILREYFPTAGLLQQPEFNTREGSNNSQQAVYFLKPDQKIPAEAVVTQVQGNRVDLFLGGIDPRTLAAFGRGAILTLVDGEGKERGQVQIESRQELTAKGKLMRTRDNIASGTLLQERSRAIPGNLTLRIGLDASLQQAKQALEAIKRIEVVSLEQTNFHYILGRISPIYHQQLQQLKVKKLPEVGSIALFSPALDLIPDSSGIAEEKVTDAVERLRPKLKSLLAARLVKLTLK, translated from the coding sequence ATGACTAGAATTAAGCGTAGGCAATTACTATCCCTGACTGGTTCTTTATTAGCAACTTTAGGATTGAGCCAGTTGGAATTGAAACAGCGAGCCATTCTTTATCGTAGCGTACTGGCAGAGAATACACCTCGTAAACGGGCATTATTAGTGGGTGTTAATAATTACCCCGATACTAGATGGATAGCCCTTGAAGGCGCAGTCAATGATGTCAAACTACAACAGGAATTACTCATTCACCGTTTTGGATTTCAGTCCGATCAAATCTTGCTTTTAACTGATCATGAAGCAACTCGTGAGAATATCCTACAAGCGTTTGAAGAGCATTTAATTCAATGGGCGCAACCCGGTGATGTGGTAGTTTTTCACTTTTCTGGTCATGGTTCTCAAGTTTTTGATCCCGATCAAATTTTTCAAGATGGGCAAGTTAGCACGATTGTTCCTGTTGATAGCATTCTGCCTCCAGGTTATCCCAATAAAGGAGGAAAAGTTAATGATATTACAGGTCATACTTTGTGGTTGTTAATGCAAGCAATTAATACAGAAAATGTCACTTTTATTCTGGATAGTTGTCACTCTGGAGGGGCAAGAAAAGGCATCTTAACAGTGCGATCTCGCCCTGGAAATCGGGAGTTAAAGGAGTTAAACCGGACTGAAAACTCTAACATCCAACTGTTAGCAAGTCCCCAGGAACAGGAATATCAAAAACAACTGATGTCCAGACTCAACTTGACCGCTTCAGACTTGGCCACAGAGCGAAAAAAAGGCGTTCCCAAAGGCATAATGCTCGCGGCTGCTAGAAATGACCAAGCGGCGATCGATGCTTCCTTTGGCGATACGGCTGCCGGTATCTTTACATATACCTTGACTCGCTATCTCTGGCAGCAAACCGGAGGCGATTCAGTTAGTCAAGTAATGATAAGTGCGACGGCTACTACCGATCGCATTTTACGGGAATATTTCCCGACGGCTGGTTTATTACAGCAACCGGAATTTAATACTAGGGAGGGAAGTAACAACAGCCAGCAAGCGGTTTATTTTCTCAAACCAGATCAGAAAATCCCTGCTGAAGCTGTGGTCACTCAAGTGCAGGGAAATCGGGTGGATCTGTTTTTGGGAGGGATCGATCCGCGTACCTTAGCAGCATTCGGTCGGGGGGCAATTTTAACTTTAGTGGATGGGGAAGGAAAAGAACGAGGTCAAGTTCAGATAGAGTCCCGTCAAGAGTTGACAGCTAAGGGGAAACTGATGCGGACAAGAGATAATATTGCTTCCGGAACTCTACTTCAAGAGCGATCGCGGGCAATTCCCGGTAATTTAACTCTCCGAATTGGTTTAGATGCTTCTTTACAGCAAGCTAAACAAGCTTTAGAAGCGATTAAACGCATTGAAGTGGTATCTTTAGAGCAAACCAACTTTCACTATATTCTAGGGCGAATTTCCCCCATTTATCATCAGCAATTACAGCAATTAAAAGTTAAAAAATTGCCAGAAGTCGGCAGCATTGCTTTATTTTCTCCTGCATTGGATTTGATTCCCGATTCGTCTGGAATTGCCGAGGAAAAAGTAACAGATGCCGTTGAGCGATTACGCCCTAAGTTAAAATCATTATTAGCAGCAAGATTAGTCAAGTTAACCCTTAAGTAG
- a CDS encoding IS1634 family transposase, translating to MNQSTEIEVKNLDHLGLVAGIIDEIGIVEIINEQVSIERGEIVTAGQVVKAIILNGLGFVSRALYLFPQFFEDKATEHLLGEGIEAKHLNDDKIGRVMDKLYQLDVSGIFLLISLAAVKKFGVATENSHLDSTSLSVEGEYKKEYPTVEILKSGAVGEEIETRQQPIKITYGYSRDRRPDLKQFMIDLIVSGDGDVPLFLKVGDGNEADKAVFGQIAREFQKQVDFDSLIVGDSALYSKENLKLMKEMRWLSRVPFSIKEAQELVDSISEKELTDSEIPGYSWRETSSNYGGIEQRWLLVESQARQESDLKKLEKKIEQEKNSAQEKIRQLSRREFENRAVALAIAKGLSDSLKSHQLTEIKVNLIPPESQGSKLKSKDDLPSQSYQVQAKLELNLTAIERLKKRAGRFVLATNDLEKQRLSSEDILKKYKGQQAPERGFSFLKDPCFFADSVFLKSPHRIEVMAMLMGLCLLVYTIGQRQLRLNLKQQETGLKNPLGKLTDRPTLRWIFQCFQGIHLLRIQDNQKISNLTDERRNILRFFPKPCQEYYLLS from the coding sequence ATGAATCAATCAACAGAAATTGAAGTCAAAAATCTAGACCATCTGGGATTAGTAGCCGGAATTATCGATGAAATAGGAATCGTTGAAATTATCAACGAACAAGTCTCAATTGAGCGAGGAGAAATTGTCACAGCGGGGCAAGTCGTGAAAGCAATTATCCTGAACGGATTGGGATTTGTCTCCCGGGCCTTGTATTTATTTCCTCAATTTTTTGAAGATAAAGCAACCGAACATCTGCTGGGAGAAGGCATCGAAGCAAAACACCTGAATGATGATAAAATTGGTCGAGTAATGGACAAACTTTATCAACTGGATGTTTCGGGTATTTTCCTACTCATTAGTTTAGCCGCCGTGAAAAAATTTGGTGTAGCAACCGAGAACTCCCATTTAGATTCGACTTCTCTATCAGTAGAAGGAGAATATAAAAAGGAATACCCAACAGTAGAAATCCTGAAATCAGGAGCAGTGGGAGAAGAAATTGAAACCAGACAACAGCCAATAAAAATTACCTACGGATACTCCCGCGACCGACGACCTGACTTAAAACAATTTATGATTGACTTAATCGTAAGTGGGGATGGAGATGTACCTTTATTCCTGAAAGTAGGGGACGGAAATGAAGCGGACAAAGCGGTTTTTGGTCAAATCGCCCGAGAATTTCAAAAACAAGTTGACTTTGACAGTTTAATAGTCGGCGATAGCGCCCTCTATAGCAAAGAGAATTTAAAACTAATGAAAGAAATGCGTTGGTTGTCTCGAGTCCCCTTCAGCATTAAAGAGGCTCAAGAGTTAGTCGATAGCATCTCAGAAAAAGAGTTAACCGATTCAGAAATACCGGGTTATTCCTGGCGGGAAACAAGCTCTAACTATGGGGGTATAGAACAAAGATGGTTGCTAGTTGAAAGTCAAGCTAGACAAGAATCAGACTTGAAAAAATTAGAGAAAAAAATCGAGCAGGAAAAGAATTCTGCCCAAGAAAAAATCCGGCAACTATCCCGAAGAGAATTTGAGAATAGAGCGGTGGCGTTGGCGATAGCCAAAGGATTATCTGACTCCTTAAAATCTCATCAGTTAACGGAGATTAAAGTCAATCTCATTCCGCCTGAGTCCCAGGGGTCAAAACTCAAATCAAAAGACGATTTACCCTCTCAAAGCTATCAAGTTCAAGCCAAATTAGAGTTGAATTTGACCGCCATTGAGAGGCTAAAGAAACGAGCAGGACGATTCGTTTTAGCAACTAACGATTTGGAGAAACAACGATTAAGCAGTGAGGATATACTCAAAAAATATAAAGGGCAACAAGCTCCGGAAAGAGGATTTTCTTTTCTCAAAGACCCCTGCTTTTTTGCTGACAGTGTCTTTCTCAAATCTCCCCATAGAATCGAGGTCATGGCCATGCTCATGGGCTTGTGCCTGCTGGTTTATACTATTGGTCAAAGACAACTTCGTCTGAATTTAAAACAGCAGGAGACGGGACTGAAAAATCCGTTGGGTAAGTTAACTGACCGACCGACGTTACGCTGGATATTTCAGTGCTTTCAAGGGATTCATCTCCTACGTATTCAAGACAATCAAAAGATTAGCAACTTAACGGATGAGAGGCGCAACATTTTGAGATTTTTTCCCAAACCTTGCCAGGAATATTATCTCTTATCTTGA
- a CDS encoding methyltransferase domain-containing protein — MELEQRIADFYDSSSGLWERIWGEHMHHGYYGRGGKIKLDRRQAQIDLIEELLTWGGVTGANQILDVGCGIGGSSLYLAEKFHSQGVGITLSPVQAARASQRAQEFNLEEKVSFLVADALKTPFPDDNFDLVWSLESGEHMPDKRQFLRECYRVLQPGGTFLMATWCHRPTTSLAGNLTEGEIKLLNEIYQVYCLPYVISLPEYADIAREIGFQDLKTDDWSLSVAAFWDVVIDSALTTDAIAGLLASGYTTIQGALSLGLMRRGYESGLIRFGLLQGKK; from the coding sequence ATGGAACTTGAGCAACGAATAGCCGATTTTTATGACTCCTCTAGTGGACTGTGGGAAAGGATTTGGGGCGAACATATGCACCATGGTTACTACGGTCGCGGCGGCAAGATTAAACTCGATCGCCGTCAGGCACAAATTGATTTAATAGAAGAATTATTAACTTGGGGTGGTGTCACCGGCGCTAATCAGATTCTCGATGTCGGTTGTGGCATTGGTGGCAGTAGTCTTTATCTGGCCGAAAAATTTCACAGCCAAGGGGTGGGGATTACCCTTTCCCCGGTACAAGCCGCTAGAGCCAGCCAAAGAGCGCAAGAGTTCAATTTAGAAGAAAAAGTCAGTTTTCTTGTGGCTGATGCCCTAAAAACCCCCTTTCCTGACGATAATTTTGATCTGGTCTGGTCATTGGAAAGTGGCGAACATATGCCCGATAAAAGGCAATTTCTGCGGGAATGTTATCGGGTTTTGCAGCCCGGGGGCACTTTTTTGATGGCCACTTGGTGTCATCGTCCCACCACTTCCCTGGCCGGTAATCTAACGGAAGGGGAGATTAAACTATTAAACGAGATTTATCAGGTTTATTGTCTCCCCTATGTGATTTCTTTGCCAGAATACGCCGATATTGCCCGTGAAATTGGCTTTCAAGACCTAAAAACCGATGATTGGTCCCTATCGGTGGCCGCTTTTTGGGATGTGGTGATTGACTCGGCCCTAACCACAGATGCGATCGCTGGTTTGTTAGCAAGCGGTTACACTACTATCCAAGGAGCTTTATCTTTAGGGTTAATGCGGCGCGGTTACGAGTCGGGTTTAATTCGTTTTGGCTTACTGCAAGGGAAAAAATAA
- a CDS encoding peptidoglycan DD-metalloendopeptidase family protein — MTSATPEQNCTAESNRVRYSVALLGLALSLGVPSILNSTSESAQAANSVPLEWEVIDLSQKAKGAGKELKEPQIIQSQALATVKFIATSVVEHQVKPGESLWSLADTYQTTPTAIATRNNLPPQSDLIIGQTLKIPTPEQLPPAAPAATPEQLDSSSASLRQTRQRLQESLAALRTEEIPHQSDSGETVIVTETTALVPDNSPTSVEIPVIAPEESPRPTSQVIPIPVPTPESDRPIATIAVNPPLTSRPEIPSVALRNPAPVTEIPAVPNPRVIVPPENQVYRVRPGDTLNTIARVLGITPSELARENGIDNPNQIKVNQTLVIPDRSANARVNQNLTPLVGDRARLSFNPSNRPNLPPETATTRTEDFPENITGSYRERLRQEVANLRETNLSETQKSIAIPVDNPTETLDEPQITPNPQWTAIRSRSNQSTPPQIIGSAPTNVEEYNDRLRIPVGETVEPSLPPLTNPDEYLPNPAPIFTGFIWPTRGVLTSGFGWRWGRPHRGIDIAGPVGTPVVAAAAGEVIASGWNSGGYGNLVKLRHPDGSTTLYAHNSRLLVRRGQTVQQGEPIAQMGSTGFSTGPHLHFEVHPSGQGAVNPMAFLPGRR; from the coding sequence ATGACATCCGCTACCCCGGAACAGAATTGCACTGCTGAGTCTAACCGAGTCCGTTACTCAGTTGCCCTGCTGGGATTAGCACTCTCTCTGGGAGTACCTAGCATTCTCAACTCCACCTCAGAATCAGCCCAGGCCGCCAATTCTGTACCCTTAGAATGGGAAGTAATTGACCTGTCCCAAAAAGCAAAAGGTGCGGGTAAAGAACTAAAAGAACCGCAAATAATCCAATCCCAAGCACTTGCTACCGTCAAATTCATCGCCACATCAGTGGTTGAGCATCAGGTAAAACCGGGAGAATCCCTCTGGAGTTTAGCCGACACCTATCAAACCACCCCCACAGCGATCGCTACCCGCAATAATCTCCCCCCCCAATCCGATCTGATTATCGGACAAACCTTAAAAATTCCCACTCCTGAGCAGTTGCCCCCGGCAGCCCCGGCAGCAACTCCTGAGCAGTTGGATAGTTCCTCTGCTAGTCTGCGTCAAACCCGTCAACGTCTCCAAGAAAGTTTGGCCGCCCTACGGACCGAGGAAATCCCCCATCAGTCCGATTCCGGGGAAACAGTAATCGTCACCGAAACTACCGCTCTCGTTCCCGATAATTCGCCAACTAGCGTCGAGATTCCCGTTATTGCTCCCGAAGAATCCCCCCGACCAACCAGCCAGGTGATCCCGATTCCCGTTCCCACCCCTGAAAGCGATCGCCCGATAGCCACAATTGCCGTTAATCCTCCCTTGACAAGCAGACCGGAAATTCCCAGCGTTGCCCTACGAAATCCGGCTCCTGTGACTGAAATTCCCGCCGTTCCCAATCCTCGGGTCATAGTTCCCCCAGAAAACCAAGTTTATCGGGTTCGGCCAGGGGATACCTTAAACACGATCGCTCGTGTTCTCGGCATCACCCCTTCCGAATTAGCCAGGGAAAACGGCATTGACAACCCCAACCAGATTAAAGTTAATCAAACCCTAGTAATTCCCGACCGTTCTGCCAACGCTAGAGTTAATCAAAATCTTACTCCCTTGGTCGGCGATCGCGCTAGACTCTCCTTTAACCCCAGCAATCGACCAAATTTGCCCCCGGAAACTGCCACCACGAGGACGGAAGACTTCCCCGAAAATATCACTGGCAGCTATCGGGAAAGATTGCGCCAAGAGGTGGCTAATCTGCGAGAAACTAATCTTTCGGAAACCCAGAAAAGTATCGCTATTCCCGTCGATAATCCCACAGAAACCCTCGATGAGCCGCAAATAACCCCTAATCCCCAATGGACTGCCATTCGTTCGCGTTCTAACCAAAGCACCCCCCCCCAGATTATCGGTTCGGCTCCTACTAATGTGGAAGAATATAATGATCGCCTACGAATCCCCGTCGGCGAAACTGTAGAACCTTCCCTTCCTCCCCTCACTAATCCCGATGAGTATTTACCCAATCCCGCCCCGATTTTTACCGGCTTTATCTGGCCCACTAGAGGTGTGTTAACCTCCGGTTTCGGTTGGCGCTGGGGCAGACCTCATCGCGGCATCGATATCGCCGGTCCAGTGGGTACACCAGTTGTGGCGGCGGCCGCCGGTGAAGTAATCGCCTCCGGTTGGAATTCGGGCGGTTATGGCAATCTGGTGAAACTGCGTCACCCCGATGGTAGCACCACTCTCTATGCCCATAACAGCCGTCTGCTGGTGCGTCGCGGCCAAACTGTTCAGCAAGGCGAGCCAATCGCCCAGATGGGTAGCACCGGTTTTAGCACCGGCCCCCACCTACATTTCGAGGTTCACCCCTCCGGCCAGGGCGCAGTTAATCCCATGGCTTTCCTGCCAGGCAGACGTTAA
- a CDS encoding filamentous hemagglutinin N-terminal domain-containing protein — protein MATCGVSPVKSQITATPDGTGTVIIINNNQFDISGGKQAGSNLFHSFDQFGLSQGQTANFQSNPSISNILGRVVGGNASVINGLIQVSGANSNLYLVNPAGIIFGPNASLNVPGSFTATTATGIQVGDYWFKAMGSNNYADLIGTPNAFAFTDSHAGAIINAGNLAVPQGNNITLLGGTVINTGTLKAPEGNITIAAVKGEQLIRVTPQGSLLSLDLPVAVKTSLNADRQSFTPLSLPQLLTGGNLTHATGVEVTGDGRVRLTHSQTEIPQQAGTVIASGILDASGTTGGEVQVLGDKVGVISGKIDVSGINGGGVALIGGDYQGKGTIPNATQTYISQDSIIDADALMNGDGGKVIAWANNTTRFDGNITARGGTESGNGGFVEVSGKKNLSFRGNVDVGAVNGQSGSIFLDPENIIISNSSNATISEETLENMKGDITLEASNNITVEDLANNILEFKDTSTTSITFTAGGNFVMNPNDTIFAPGKVVTITAKNIVAGNINTADKNIPLSGTTFTDFMTGGEINLTATNGDINAGRLSATNNINLNAQQNQLIITGSQGNVFIDLDRGDIIAKGIEIIFVGENVNDFGFTADASGVFRVTEVITRKFTNTDNLGSILLIDGLKGGSITPNNPFPQRPILSISHGGLTVQLGSGLVINGGNSSFGFIAGSEVIPQGISGTGGDIKSFTRTDHRGQTGGMVMFTTNTSLASGGDPGNTNRDSNSNNTNPNSNTQQLQGTSTVCDTNDTENNATISQKPVEEPNQPTTDKKVGESTEGSGRCQVPTTPPRSLLQIEGY, from the coding sequence GTGGCAACCTGTGGCGTTTCCCCTGTTAAGTCCCAGATTACTGCTACGCCAGATGGAACGGGAACAGTGATTATTATTAATAACAACCAATTTGATATTAGTGGTGGGAAACAAGCGGGAAGCAATCTCTTTCACAGCTTCGATCAATTTGGACTTTCTCAAGGTCAGACAGCAAACTTTCAATCAAATCCTAGCATTTCTAATATCTTAGGTCGAGTCGTTGGGGGTAATGCCTCAGTTATCAATGGGTTAATTCAAGTCTCAGGGGCTAATTCTAATCTCTATCTCGTCAATCCTGCGGGAATTATCTTCGGTCCTAATGCCAGTTTAAACGTTCCTGGTTCCTTTACTGCCACAACCGCTACGGGGATACAGGTAGGGGATTATTGGTTTAAGGCAATGGGCAGCAACAATTATGCTGACTTAATTGGAACTCCCAACGCCTTTGCTTTTACAGATAGCCATGCAGGGGCAATTATTAATGCAGGTAATTTAGCCGTTCCTCAAGGAAATAATATCACTCTGTTGGGGGGAACGGTCATCAATACAGGAACCCTGAAAGCCCCAGAAGGGAATATTACCATTGCTGCTGTCAAAGGGGAACAACTGATACGCGTTACCCCTCAAGGAAGTCTGCTGAGTTTGGATTTACCTGTTGCGGTCAAAACTTCCCTCAACGCAGATAGGCAAAGTTTTACCCCTCTATCTTTGCCTCAACTACTGACAGGTGGCAACCTCACCCATGCAACAGGAGTTGAAGTAACAGGAGATGGCCGAGTTCGCCTGACTCATTCTCAAACGGAAATTCCCCAACAAGCAGGGACAGTGATTGCATCGGGAATTTTAGATGCGTCAGGAACGACTGGGGGTGAAGTGCAGGTATTAGGGGATAAGGTTGGTGTGATTAGTGGCAAGATTGATGTGTCGGGGATTAATGGCGGTGGAGTTGCGTTAATTGGTGGTGATTACCAGGGAAAAGGAACGATTCCTAATGCAACGCAGACATATATCAGTCAGGATTCCATCATTGATGCCGATGCTTTGATGAACGGGGATGGTGGGAAAGTCATTGCTTGGGCAAATAATACAACGAGATTTGATGGCAATATTACTGCACGGGGTGGAACGGAATCAGGAAATGGTGGTTTTGTTGAGGTTTCGGGAAAAAAGAATTTAAGTTTTCGAGGAAATGTAGATGTTGGTGCAGTTAATGGTCAATCGGGAAGCATATTTTTAGATCCAGAAAATATTATTATTAGCAATAGTTCTAATGCCACGATTTCAGAAGAAACTCTTGAAAACATGAAAGGGGATATTACTTTAGAAGCGAGTAATAACATTACTGTCGAAGATTTGGCAAATAATATTTTAGAGTTTAAAGATACCTCAACTACTTCGATCACATTTACGGCAGGTGGCAACTTTGTGATGAATCCTAATGATACTATTTTCGCACCTGGAAAAGTAGTCACCATAACAGCCAAAAACATTGTAGCAGGTAATATTAATACGGCTGATAAAAATATTCCTCTATCGGGGACAACCTTCACCGATTTTATGACAGGTGGTGAGATAAATTTAACGGCAACTAATGGAGATATTAACGCAGGAAGGCTCAGTGCGACTAACAATATAAACCTGAACGCTCAGCAAAACCAATTGATAATTACTGGCTCTCAAGGCAATGTGTTTATAGACCTTGATCGAGGTGATATTATTGCAAAGGGAATTGAGATTATTTTTGTGGGTGAAAATGTAAATGATTTTGGTTTTACGGCTGATGCTTCTGGTGTTTTTCGTGTAACTGAGGTAATAACAAGAAAATTTACTAATACTGATAATCTTGGAAGTATTCTTTTGATAGATGGATTAAAAGGGGGTTCGATTACACCGAATAATCCATTTCCTCAACGACCTATTCTTTCGATTTCTCACGGAGGGTTAACTGTTCAATTAGGTAGCGGCTTAGTTATTAATGGGGGTAACAGTAGTTTTGGTTTTATTGCAGGTAGTGAGGTAATTCCTCAGGGAATTAGCGGCACTGGTGGAGATATTAAATCATTTACAAGAACTGATCATCGAGGCCAAACAGGAGGTATGGTAATGTTTACTACTAATACAAGCCTAGCAAGTGGTGGCGATCCAGGTAATACAAATCGCGATTCTAATTCTAATAATACTAATCCTAATAGCAATACACAACAACTACAAGGTACAAGCACAGTTTGTGACACCAATGATACCGAGAATAATGCAACTATTAGCCAAAAGCCTGTAGAAGAACCTAACCAACCTACTACTGATAAAAAAGTAGGAGAATCCACTGAAGGCTCAGGTAGATGCCAAGTTCCAACAACCCCACCCAGAAGTCTTTTGCAAATTGAAGGATATTGA
- a CDS encoding DUF4384 domain-containing protein: METVDGSQLVAESFTVRGATITPISQTRGVRGLTTNAQKIKLGTLIRLIVQNNESFPLYICVLLVSVDGGLMVLSPSQGNEDLPPLAPQETINIPDVDRGDHYRFFKVVGDLGLAEVLVIASTTPLKKAIDLLRTLAADRGESARGTPINSPQLDEAIFSLLDDLDEGSRGSGTTSFAEVRQIDTRQMAAMSITFEVVGM, from the coding sequence ATGGAAACGGTAGATGGTAGTCAATTAGTAGCAGAATCTTTTACTGTACGAGGTGCGACAATAACCCCCATCAGTCAAACCAGAGGAGTGAGGGGATTAACTACCAATGCTCAAAAAATTAAACTAGGAACATTAATTCGACTCATTGTTCAAAATAATGAATCTTTTCCCCTTTATATCTGTGTATTACTTGTTAGTGTAGATGGTGGTTTAATGGTTCTTTCTCCATCCCAGGGAAATGAAGATTTACCTCCACTTGCTCCTCAAGAAACTATTAATATTCCTGATGTTGATAGAGGGGATCATTATCGGTTTTTTAAAGTTGTCGGTGATCTAGGGTTGGCTGAAGTTTTAGTTATTGCTAGTACAACTCCTCTTAAAAAAGCAATTGATTTGTTGAGAACTTTAGCAGCAGATAGAGGAGAAAGTGCTAGAGGTACGCCGATTAATTCACCCCAACTAGATGAGGCAATTTTTAGTCTTCTGGATGATTTAGATGAGGGAAGTCGGGGAAGTGGGACAACTTCTTTTGCGGAGGTGCGTCAGATTGATACCCGACAGATGGCGGCTATGTCGATTACCTTTGAGGTGGTTGGGATGTAG
- a CDS encoding ShlB/FhaC/HecB family hemolysin secretion/activation protein encodes MTVEGAECGLETPDLTISVRQIEVVGSTIFTPKDWNPIIEPLAGRTVTLAQLQEAADKITQLYVENGYITSRAVLGEQEIVDGVVQIQVIEGRLSEIKIEGAPRLENYVRLRLELGAKPPLRPNRIEDQLLLLQSDPLIKGINASLQPGVKIGESILVVTVNPAPSFNAELTADNYSPPILGGEQYGIGVGYGNLTGLGDRIFASYKHTSGRTNLWDFRYHIPLNPMDGAVELRAFLSRSEFTSSQTFNLINQGQITQETFDLTLSSDYDFYQASFRQPIIRTPRKELALSLGFSYRNGFPLEALEAVNLPAILTDFLNQVGVEQGLQDLGLLSPDLNQDKTSVFALGVDYITRDQSGVWALRSQFNFGTGLFDATIRPSPLPDGLFFSWLLQMQRIHRLGEDNLLLISVDIQLTPNSLLASEQFVIGGGQSLRGYRQNVRFGDNGFRFSIEDRIALVKNEVGNAVFQIAPFADIGQVWNNPDNPVTLPSQTFLAAIGVGLLWNPVKQVAVRLDFALPFVNLKDRGNNIQDNGIYFNVIIRP; translated from the coding sequence GTGACAGTTGAGGGTGCGGAATGTGGGTTAGAAACTCCTGATCTCACAATTTCTGTACGTCAAATAGAAGTCGTTGGCAGCACGATTTTTACTCCAAAAGACTGGAATCCAATTATTGAACCGTTGGCAGGAAGAACAGTTACTCTAGCGCAATTACAAGAAGCCGCCGATAAAATTACCCAACTCTATGTTGAAAACGGTTATATCACGTCTAGAGCAGTATTAGGAGAACAGGAAATTGTCGATGGTGTAGTGCAAATTCAAGTCATCGAAGGTCGTTTGAGCGAGATTAAAATTGAAGGGGCTCCGCGATTAGAAAATTATGTGCGATTGCGGCTAGAATTAGGAGCAAAACCTCCCTTGCGTCCCAACCGTATTGAGGATCAACTGTTACTCCTACAAAGTGATCCTTTAATCAAAGGGATTAATGCTTCTTTACAACCAGGAGTTAAAATTGGAGAAAGCATTCTTGTTGTTACTGTTAATCCTGCCCCTTCTTTTAATGCAGAATTGACTGCCGATAATTATTCTCCCCCAATTTTAGGAGGAGAGCAATATGGGATTGGTGTAGGTTATGGCAATCTTACAGGATTAGGTGATCGCATTTTTGCGTCCTACAAACACACCTCTGGTAGGACAAATCTCTGGGATTTTAGGTATCATATTCCCTTAAATCCGATGGATGGTGCAGTTGAATTGCGAGCTTTCCTGAGTCGCAGTGAATTTACCAGCAGTCAAACCTTTAATTTAATCAACCAAGGTCAAATTACCCAAGAAACCTTCGATTTAACCCTGAGTTCTGATTACGACTTCTATCAGGCTAGTTTCCGTCAACCGATTATTCGTACACCAAGGAAGGAATTAGCATTATCCCTTGGTTTTAGCTATCGCAATGGGTTTCCTTTAGAAGCCTTAGAAGCTGTCAATCTTCCGGCAATCTTAACAGACTTTCTCAATCAAGTGGGGGTAGAACAGGGATTACAGGATTTAGGATTGTTAAGCCCTGACTTGAATCAAGACAAAACTAGCGTTTTTGCACTAGGAGTCGATTATATCACCCGTGATCAGTCAGGGGTTTGGGCATTGCGATCGCAGTTTAATTTTGGGACAGGATTATTTGATGCAACCATTAGACCAAGTCCCTTACCCGACGGTCTTTTTTTTAGTTGGTTATTGCAGATGCAGCGTATTCATCGCTTAGGAGAAGACAATTTACTGCTAATTTCTGTGGATATTCAGTTAACCCCCAATAGTCTGTTAGCTTCAGAACAGTTCGTCATCGGTGGTGGACAATCCCTGCGAGGATATCGGCAAAATGTCCGCTTTGGGGATAATGGTTTTCGTTTCAGTATTGAAGATCGCATTGCACTGGTAAAAAATGAAGTTGGCAATGCAGTCTTTCAGATTGCTCCCTTTGCAGACATTGGTCAGGTCTGGAATAATCCTGACAATCCTGTTACGCTTCCTTCCCAGACGTTTTTAGCAGCTATTGGAGTCGGCTTACTGTGGAATCCGGTGAAACAAGTAGCAGTACGCTTAGATTTTGCCCTTCCTTTCGTCAATTTGAAGGATAGGGGCAATAACATACAAGACAATGGCATTTACTTTAATGTTATTATACGCCCTTAA